A stretch of Borrelia turcica IST7 DNA encodes these proteins:
- the trhA gene encoding PAQR family membrane homeostasis protein TrhA: MFVKDKIPKLHGYQVPQNELFSAISHLFGIILSIIGTTILITLSIISKKYFYAVVFFVYGLSMILLYTMSTLYHIFLKGSKIKKIFRKLDHISIFILIAGTYTPPCLILIPNIYGKIILLTVWLLAISGIIFKSIYINSPGWFNGLIFILMGWVIMFGFKSIYNALPFKGLLWLVLGGILYTVGGIIYAISKKFNPIIDMRIHDVFHILILLASFSHFWFMLNYVLPI; this comes from the coding sequence ATGTTTGTAAAAGATAAAATCCCCAAGTTGCATGGATATCAAGTGCCTCAAAATGAATTATTTAGTGCAATATCTCATCTATTTGGAATTATTTTATCAATAATAGGAACTACTATTCTTATTACTCTATCAATTATCTCAAAAAAGTATTTTTATGCAGTAGTATTTTTTGTTTATGGACTTTCAATGATACTACTATACACAATGAGCACTCTTTACCATATTTTCTTAAAGGGTAGTAAAATAAAAAAAATTTTTAGAAAACTTGATCATATCTCCATATTTATATTAATAGCAGGAACTTATACTCCACCTTGTCTAATTCTTATACCAAATATTTATGGAAAAATAATTCTTTTGACTGTTTGGTTACTTGCTATTTCAGGCATTATCTTTAAATCAATCTACATAAACAGTCCTGGCTGGTTTAATGGACTAATATTCATACTTATGGGATGGGTAATTATGTTTGGGTTCAAATCTATTTACAATGCTCTTCCTTTCAAAGGACTTTTATGGCTAGTTCTTGGAGGTATTCTTTATACAGTAGGAGGGATAATATATGCAATAAGTAAAAAATTTAATCCAATAATAGATATGAGAATACATGATGTTTTCCATATTCTAATATTACTAGCTTCATTTTCTCACTTTTGGTTCATGTTAAATTATGTACTGCCTATTTAA
- the frr gene encoding ribosome recycling factor, with translation MEEYKALLDEKMNKVLLSLENEYKSLRTGRISSVLFDKVLVDYYGEKTPLTRVANISIPEARLVVIQPWDKSLLGKIEQAILNSDLSMNPSNDGSVLRIKVPALTVERRKEIVKQAKKIAEEYKVMARNVRQELNSKAKSQEKDSEITEDDLRRILDDVQKGINSYIKRIDEILDLKTKEIMEV, from the coding sequence GTGGAGGAATATAAGGCTTTATTGGACGAAAAAATGAATAAAGTTCTTTTGTCTCTTGAGAATGAATATAAATCTTTAAGAACAGGTAGGATAAGCAGTGTTCTTTTTGATAAAGTATTGGTTGATTACTATGGAGAAAAAACTCCTTTAACTAGAGTTGCTAATATTAGTATTCCAGAAGCAAGGCTTGTTGTAATCCAGCCTTGGGATAAGAGTTTATTGGGTAAAATAGAGCAGGCTATACTTAATTCAGACCTTTCTATGAATCCTTCAAATGATGGATCTGTACTTAGAATTAAAGTTCCTGCGTTGACTGTTGAGAGACGTAAAGAGATAGTAAAACAGGCAAAAAAGATAGCTGAGGAATATAAGGTTATGGCTAGAAATGTTAGGCAGGAGTTAAATAGTAAGGCAAAAAGTCAAGAAAAAGACTCTGAGATTACGGAAGATGATTTACGGCGAATTTTAGATGATGTGCAAAAAGGTATTAATTCTTATATTAAAAGAATAGATGAAATTTTAGATTTAAAAACAAAAGAGATCATGGAAGTTTAA
- the dnaB gene encoding replicative DNA helicase encodes MLFFNDGAEKAVISSIFYNPEKLEEASLYLKSDDFYNNTHQMIFRAMISLYEKRENIDPITVFEEVSALTPKSQLLGNFKTLTGLQDYLSLLSGYLPTDKTINVHAKIIKEYRIRRDVSKISRELNDLANDSTKKVDQFVEEAQRQVLSIDLDYSNKNLHHAKAVVERVHAEIYERSMKTREANFGILSGFRKVDALIGGFRDSDFIIIGARPSVGKTAFALNIASNIALRSDKRNKVGFFSLEMTSDALIKRIMASMANIDSFKVQNSILSGREIQALNAVANDISNAELYIADTANMSLLALATQARKLKKFSGVDIIFIDYISLISLEAKNLPRHEQVASISKALKELARELKIPIVALSQLTRDTEGREPNLASLRESGALEQDADIVILLHRDKDLKSSGGEETPAAQTQVIIAKHRNGPTGRVDILFLPHVVSFVNKDNENEY; translated from the coding sequence ATGCTTTTTTTTAATGATGGGGCAGAAAAAGCAGTCATTTCTAGTATATTTTATAACCCGGAAAAGTTAGAAGAAGCTTCTCTGTATTTAAAGTCAGATGACTTTTATAATAATACGCATCAAATGATATTTAGGGCTATGATTTCTCTTTATGAAAAGAGGGAAAATATTGATCCAATAACTGTCTTTGAAGAAGTATCTGCCTTAACGCCTAAGTCTCAGCTTTTAGGTAATTTTAAAACTTTAACGGGACTGCAAGATTATTTAAGTCTTTTGTCGGGATATCTTCCGACAGATAAAACAATAAATGTTCATGCAAAAATTATAAAAGAATATCGCATTAGAAGAGATGTTTCTAAAATTTCTAGAGAGCTTAATGATTTGGCAAATGATTCTACAAAAAAAGTTGACCAGTTTGTGGAAGAAGCGCAAAGACAGGTTCTTTCAATTGACCTAGATTATTCTAATAAAAATTTACATCATGCAAAAGCTGTTGTTGAAAGAGTACATGCTGAAATATATGAGAGAAGCATGAAAACGCGAGAGGCTAATTTTGGAATTTTAAGTGGGTTTAGAAAAGTGGATGCTCTTATAGGAGGTTTTAGAGATAGCGATTTTATTATTATAGGTGCTCGTCCTAGTGTTGGTAAGACAGCTTTTGCATTAAATATTGCATCAAATATTGCGTTAAGAAGTGATAAAAGAAATAAGGTAGGTTTTTTTTCTCTTGAAATGACTTCAGATGCTTTAATAAAGAGAATAATGGCGTCTATGGCAAATATTGATAGTTTTAAGGTTCAAAATAGCATTTTGTCTGGGCGTGAAATTCAGGCATTAAATGCTGTGGCAAACGATATTAGTAATGCTGAGCTTTATATCGCAGATACTGCCAATATGAGTTTGTTAGCGCTAGCGACTCAAGCTAGGAAGCTCAAGAAATTTTCTGGTGTAGATATAATATTTATTGATTATATTAGTCTTATTTCGCTTGAAGCTAAGAATCTACCAAGGCATGAGCAAGTAGCTTCAATTAGTAAGGCGCTTAAGGAACTTGCAAGGGAGCTTAAAATACCTATTGTTGCATTATCTCAACTTACAAGGGATACTGAAGGAAGAGAGCCTAATCTTGCAAGTTTAAGAGAGTCCGGCGCATTGGAACAGGATGCTGATATTGTTATATTGCTTCATAGAGATAAAGATTTAAAAAGCAGTGGTGGCGAAGAGACGCCAGCAGCACAAACTCAGGTTATTATTGCAAAACATAGAAATGGACCAACGGGAAGAGTTGATATATTGTTTTTGCCTCATGTTGTTAGCTTTGTTAATAAAGATAATGAGAATGAATATTAG
- the rpsR gene encoding 30S ribosomal protein S18: MYKDREYHQRDSRSDGHQDGFKKNPNFRFFKKKVCKFCDMDRVPDFKEFDFLKKFITEQGKILPRRITGTSAKHQRRLALEIKKARYMALLPFVKR; encoded by the coding sequence ATGTATAAAGATAGAGAGTACCATCAGAGGGATTCACGGTCTGATGGACATCAGGATGGTTTTAAAAAAAATCCTAATTTTAGATTTTTTAAGAAAAAAGTATGTAAGTTTTGTGATATGGACAGAGTTCCGGATTTTAAAGAATTTGATTTCCTTAAGAAATTTATTACGGAACAAGGGAAAATATTGCCTAGAAGAATTACAGGTACTTCTGCTAAACATCAAAGGCGACTTGCATTAGAGATAAAGAAAGCTAGATATATGGCATTACTTCCTTTTGTGAAGAGATAA
- the rpsB gene encoding 30S ribosomal protein S2 produces the protein MAVITMKSLLEAGVHFGHQVKRLDPRMKRFIFSERNEIHILDLQKTLQGIKDSYELVQSVIKSGKKVLFVGTKKQASEIIEQEAKRSEMPYVNNRWLGGMLSNFNTIKKSVQKLKKLEKMEIDGTFDMISKKEVSQLNREKLKLAKNLTGIKDMEDLPGAVFIIDPKREQIVINEARKLGIPIISVVDTNCNPDVIDCPIPGNDDAIRSVALFTKIISDAILESDKEVGIQIVENLNEEDLMNEIEVKNGTEKEIEE, from the coding sequence TTGGCAGTTATTACTATGAAGAGTCTTTTGGAGGCTGGAGTTCATTTTGGACATCAGGTAAAAAGGCTTGATCCAAGGATGAAGAGGTTTATCTTTTCTGAGAGGAATGAAATACATATTTTGGATTTGCAAAAAACTTTGCAAGGAATTAAGGATTCTTATGAACTTGTTCAAAGCGTGATAAAGAGTGGTAAGAAGGTTTTGTTTGTTGGAACTAAGAAGCAAGCAAGTGAAATAATTGAACAAGAAGCTAAAAGAAGTGAGATGCCTTATGTGAATAATAGATGGCTTGGGGGGATGCTTTCAAACTTTAATACTATTAAGAAATCAGTTCAGAAGCTAAAAAAATTAGAGAAGATGGAAATTGATGGTACTTTTGATATGATTAGCAAAAAGGAAGTTTCTCAACTTAATCGTGAAAAGTTAAAATTAGCTAAGAATTTGACGGGGATTAAGGATATGGAGGATCTTCCTGGTGCGGTTTTTATTATTGATCCTAAAAGAGAACAAATAGTTATTAATGAGGCTAGAAAACTTGGTATTCCTATTATTTCAGTTGTTGATACAAATTGTAATCCAGATGTCATTGACTGTCCGATTCCAGGGAATGATGATGCAATTCGTTCTGTTGCGTTATTTACCAAAATCATATCTGATGCCATCCTTGAGAGTGATAAGGAAGTAGGGATTCAAATAGTTGAGAATTTAAATGAAGAAGATTTGATGAATGAAATTGAAGTTAAGAATGGTACTGAAAAAGAAATAGAAGAGTAG
- the tsf gene encoding translation elongation factor Ts — MSVNPQEVKKLRDATGAGFGDCKKALEVAGGDFELAKKKLREMGIASADKRSDRDAKEGRVFSYANKERAGLLLISCETDFVAMNSDFVAFGNSLIKNLVENGKDSLNEEQEHEIKNLAATIKENIQVKKIYITNISSNELVKNYLHGEQSKIGVFVKLRVDDAVKIGDERLNGLAMDLALHVAAFAPLYLSVDNICPDYIKEQEEVFIKQMENSGKPENIIKGIVSGKLKKHLGEISLLEQSFVKDDKLTVKEKVEEISKLILSRVEIIDFKYLGVG; from the coding sequence ATGAGTGTTAATCCTCAAGAGGTAAAAAAGCTTAGAGATGCAACTGGGGCTGGATTTGGTGATTGTAAGAAAGCTTTAGAGGTTGCTGGTGGTGATTTTGAATTGGCCAAGAAAAAACTTAGAGAGATGGGAATAGCATCGGCCGATAAGAGAAGTGATAGAGACGCGAAAGAGGGTCGAGTATTTTCTTATGCAAATAAAGAGAGAGCAGGTCTTTTACTTATTTCATGTGAAACAGATTTTGTTGCTATGAATAGTGATTTTGTGGCTTTTGGAAATTCTTTAATAAAAAATTTAGTTGAAAATGGCAAAGATTCTTTAAATGAAGAACAAGAACATGAAATTAAGAATTTAGCAGCTACGATAAAAGAAAATATTCAAGTAAAGAAGATTTATATTACAAATATTTCATCTAATGAACTTGTTAAGAATTATCTTCACGGTGAACAGTCTAAAATAGGTGTGTTTGTTAAATTAAGAGTTGATGATGCTGTGAAAATAGGAGATGAGAGGTTGAATGGTCTTGCTATGGATTTGGCTTTGCATGTGGCAGCTTTTGCTCCGCTTTATTTAAGTGTTGATAATATTTGTCCTGATTATATTAAGGAGCAGGAAGAGGTATTTATTAAACAGATGGAAAATAGTGGAAAACCTGAGAATATAATTAAGGGAATAGTGTCTGGAAAACTTAAAAAGCATTTGGGAGAAATTTCTCTTTTAGAACAGAGTTTTGTAAAAGACGATAAATTGACTGTTAAAGAAAAGGTTGAAGAAATTTCAAAGTTAATTTTAAGCAGGGTAGAGATAATTGATTTTAAATATTTAGGTGTTGGGTAA
- the ssb gene encoding single-stranded DNA-binding protein gives MADINSLVLSGRLTRDSELTYTETGMAILKFGLANNRRMKRNDEWIDHAQFFECVIFSKRAESLSAFLKKGKQVVVSGSLKYESWQDRNTGDKRSKISVLVDDLQMFGALPATQNTNNVGFEGYKKSDTFKDIDFDDSFNEDIPF, from the coding sequence ATGGCAGATATTAATTCATTAGTGTTATCTGGTAGACTTACTAGGGATTCTGAGCTTACTTACACTGAAACAGGAATGGCTATTCTTAAGTTTGGGTTAGCTAATAACAGAAGAATGAAAAGAAATGATGAATGGATTGATCATGCTCAATTTTTTGAGTGTGTTATTTTTTCAAAGAGAGCAGAGAGTCTTAGTGCTTTTCTTAAGAAGGGAAAGCAGGTTGTAGTAAGTGGTTCTTTAAAATATGAGAGTTGGCAGGATAGAAATACTGGAGATAAGAGAAGTAAGATTAGTGTTTTAGTAGATGATCTTCAAATGTTTGGAGCTTTACCTGCTACTCAGAATACAAATAATGTTGGATTTGAAGGTTATAAAAAGTCAGATACGTTTAAGGATATTGACTTTGATGACAGTTTTAATGAGGATATACCTTTTTAG
- a CDS encoding PTS transporter subunit EIIC — translation MINFLKILRFAKIQKFANAISLPISVLPISCLMLGIGSVMSNPSNLFYIDNSILQSILGLMKTAGNIITLNIPLIFVVGITVGVARVQKGPAALSALIGYLTFSVTENYILDMFSELVDPSLMSSIGQVNVLGIQTLNTGIVGSLLVGLLVGYLHNRFCGVQLPLPFSFFSGFRFVPIVVFPFCILLGIIFSFIWPNLDEVITSCGFFISRFNYFGSFLYGMLNRILVPLGLHSILTFPFNFTSLGGTEVINGQTIGGIQNIFYAQLSDPQLTKFYSGLARYRSGFYLSIMFGLPGAAFGVYRGIIHDDKSKIASLLFSGALTAFLTGITEPLEFLFVFTAPLLYFVHAIYTGLALLIANMFNIAIGSTFSTGFFGFCMFGILQGHDKTNWIYILPLGVAFFGLYYFTFKWLYNYFDFQLFGVDEPFFGGNEGKVEGIGMAHLIVQGLGGLDNIQELDIVSTDLRFVVFSPELVSQDLLKETGALNIITNDNTIRIAYGTHVYYIKQAIENYCPKSLFRASVVVASDHVKQGIKAYIEMKEDDKLEKKGGTGKLYKLNKEDDD, via the coding sequence GTGATAAATTTTTTAAAAATTCTTAGATTTGCAAAGATACAGAAGTTTGCAAATGCAATAAGTTTGCCAATTTCTGTTTTGCCAATTTCTTGTTTAATGCTTGGAATTGGATCTGTGATGTCAAATCCTTCTAATTTATTTTACATTGATAATAGTATTTTACAGAGTATTTTAGGTCTTATGAAGACTGCAGGGAATATTATTACCTTAAATATTCCTTTGATTTTTGTTGTAGGAATTACTGTTGGAGTTGCAAGAGTTCAAAAGGGTCCTGCTGCACTTTCAGCACTTATTGGATATTTGACTTTTAGTGTTACTGAAAATTATATTCTTGATATGTTTTCAGAGCTTGTTGATCCCAGTTTGATGTCTTCTATTGGACAAGTCAATGTGCTTGGCATCCAAACTTTAAATACGGGTATCGTTGGTTCTTTACTAGTTGGACTTTTAGTTGGGTATTTACATAATAGATTTTGTGGAGTTCAGTTGCCATTACCTTTTAGTTTTTTTTCTGGGTTTAGATTTGTTCCTATAGTAGTTTTCCCCTTTTGTATTTTATTAGGAATAATATTTTCTTTTATTTGGCCAAATCTTGATGAAGTAATTACTTCTTGTGGATTTTTTATTTCTAGGTTTAATTATTTTGGTAGTTTCCTTTATGGGATGTTAAACAGAATACTTGTTCCCTTAGGCCTGCATTCTATTCTTACATTTCCTTTTAATTTTACTTCATTGGGGGGAACGGAAGTGATTAATGGCCAAACTATTGGTGGTATTCAAAATATATTTTATGCTCAGTTGTCAGACCCACAGCTTACTAAATTTTACTCAGGTCTTGCTAGGTATAGAAGTGGATTTTATCTTTCTATTATGTTTGGATTACCTGGAGCAGCATTTGGGGTTTATAGGGGAATTATTCATGACGACAAGAGTAAAATTGCATCTCTTCTTTTTTCAGGTGCTCTTACTGCTTTTTTAACAGGAATTACAGAGCCTTTAGAGTTTTTATTTGTTTTTACGGCACCTTTACTTTATTTTGTTCATGCTATCTATACGGGACTTGCGTTACTAATTGCCAATATGTTTAATATTGCAATTGGGTCTACATTTTCTACTGGATTTTTTGGTTTCTGTATGTTTGGGATATTGCAAGGACATGATAAGACAAATTGGATTTATATATTGCCTTTAGGAGTTGCGTTTTTTGGTTTATATTATTTTACTTTTAAATGGCTTTATAATTATTTTGATTTTCAGCTTTTTGGTGTTGATGAGCCATTTTTTGGGGGAAATGAAGGAAAAGTGGAAGGGATTGGAATGGCACATCTTATAGTACAAGGGCTTGGAGGTCTTGATAATATACAAGAACTTGATATTGTATCAACGGATCTAAGATTTGTTGTGTTTAGTCCAGAACTTGTATCTCAGGATTTACTTAAAGAAACAGGAGCTTTAAATATTATTACAAATGATAATACGATTAGAATTGCTTATGGAACTCATGTTTATTATATAAAACAAGCAATTGAAAATTATTGTCCCAAAAGCCTTTTTAGAGCTAGTGTTGTTGTTGCTTCTGATCATGTGAAACAGGGAATTAAAGCTTATATTGAAATGAAAGAAGATGACAAGCTTGAAAAGAAAGGTGGGACAGGAAAACTTTATAAACTTAATAAGGAAGATGATGACTAA
- the rseP gene encoding RIP metalloprotease RseP: MYILLSILGFTLIIFIHELGHFLFAKLFKVKVEVFSIGIGPSIFKFKIKDTEYRFSPIFLGGYCKLKGAEHLENELKLNREIEADKDSIFGISNFKRILIYFAGPLFNLIMAFIIFIAIDMIGIVSLDYANKITVVNNNALSKFRDGDIILSVNNSDIIYFSDLKRVIPVEDARVAFTVLRENEKVNFEENLNLEKFFKEVSPWVDLVISKVEPNSPAEVAGLKAYDKIVSINDVILSNNKQLHNFIMNLDVDMVEIKYDRNGEILASKLVFQDTKKILGVYFLPSLERIVKTDNIGIAIVNSFNRVLGILGDILYSIVELLMNLKKNSKHVVGPVGIINILSSSSSLGILYWLNTIALFNLLVAGMNLFFVVIPIFDGGQILIALIEILRGKRFKAKFIYYFYGIGIFLVLGLFILGLFNDVSNILR; the protein is encoded by the coding sequence ATGTATATTTTGCTTAGTATTTTGGGTTTTACTTTAATAATATTCATCCATGAATTAGGTCATTTTTTATTTGCAAAGCTTTTTAAGGTTAAAGTTGAAGTTTTTTCTATTGGAATAGGCCCTAGCATTTTTAAGTTTAAAATCAAGGATACAGAATATAGATTTTCTCCTATTTTTTTGGGAGGATATTGCAAACTTAAGGGAGCTGAACACTTAGAAAATGAGCTTAAATTAAACAGGGAGATTGAGGCAGATAAAGACTCTATTTTTGGTATTTCTAATTTTAAGAGAATATTAATATATTTTGCAGGCCCTCTTTTTAATTTAATTATGGCATTTATTATTTTTATTGCAATAGATATGATAGGAATTGTATCTCTTGATTATGCTAACAAAATAACTGTTGTAAATAACAATGCTTTAAGTAAATTTAGAGATGGGGATATTATTTTAAGTGTTAATAATAGCGATATAATTTATTTTTCCGATTTAAAGCGAGTGATTCCTGTGGAGGATGCTAGAGTAGCTTTTACGGTTTTAAGGGAAAATGAAAAAGTTAATTTTGAAGAAAATTTAAATCTAGAAAAGTTTTTCAAGGAAGTTAGCCCTTGGGTAGATCTTGTTATTTCTAAGGTTGAACCAAACTCTCCAGCTGAAGTTGCAGGTTTGAAGGCATATGATAAGATAGTAAGCATTAATGATGTTATTTTAAGTAATAATAAGCAGTTGCATAATTTCATTATGAATCTTGATGTTGATATGGTAGAGATTAAATATGATAGAAATGGAGAGATTTTGGCTTCAAAATTGGTATTTCAGGATACGAAAAAAATTTTAGGAGTTTATTTCTTGCCTAGTTTGGAAAGAATAGTTAAGACAGATAATATTGGGATTGCTATTGTAAATTCTTTTAATAGAGTTTTAGGGATTTTAGGTGATATTCTATATTCTATAGTTGAATTATTAATGAATTTAAAAAAGAACTCTAAACATGTTGTAGGACCTGTTGGGATTATTAATATTCTTTCTAGCTCCTCTTCTCTTGGAATCTTATATTGGCTTAATACTATTGCTCTTTTTAATTTGCTAGTTGCTGGGATGAATTTATTTTTTGTTGTAATTCCAATATTTGATGGAGGTCAAATTTTAATTGCCTTAATTGAAATTTTACGTGGAAAAAGATTTAAAGCAAAATTTATTTATTATTTTTACGGCATTGGTATTTTTTTGGTATTGGGGCTTTTTATTTTGGGACTTTTTAATGATGTGAGTAATATTTTAAGGTAA
- the uppS gene encoding polyprenyl diphosphate synthase has protein sequence MDRDSLPMHIGIIMDGNRRWALKRGISLLEGHKEGLKRAKDIIKHSVKLGIKYLSLYVFSTENWNRTKYEIEYLMFLITNYLSSEFEFYSENNIKIVVSGDIEALEGRVRESIIDAVDFTKNFNGLILNLAINYGGRNEIVRAVEKILKSDLKLRPLNEVEFEKFLDNPELCELDLLIRTGGEMRISNFFLWRVAYCEFIFSNILWPEYSISHYDKDLRCFKKRKRNFGR, from the coding sequence ATGGACAGAGATTCTCTTCCGATGCATATTGGAATCATCATGGATGGTAATAGGCGATGGGCTTTAAAGAGAGGTATTTCTTTACTTGAAGGACATAAAGAAGGTTTAAAGAGAGCTAAGGACATAATTAAACATTCTGTTAAACTAGGTATAAAATATTTGTCCCTTTATGTATTCTCTACAGAAAACTGGAACAGAACAAAGTATGAAATAGAGTATTTAATGTTTTTAATTACTAATTACTTAAGCTCTGAATTTGAATTTTATAGTGAAAATAATATAAAAATAGTAGTTTCCGGAGATATTGAGGCTTTAGAAGGGAGAGTAAGGGAATCAATTATTGATGCTGTTGATTTTACTAAAAATTTTAATGGGCTTATTTTAAATTTAGCCATTAATTATGGCGGGCGAAATGAAATAGTTAGGGCTGTTGAAAAAATACTGAAGAGTGATTTAAAACTTAGACCTTTAAATGAAGTTGAATTTGAAAAATTTTTAGACAATCCAGAGCTTTGTGAACTTGATCTTTTAATACGTACGGGAGGGGAGATGAGAATAAGTAATTTTTTTTTATGGAGAGTTGCTTATTGTGAATTTATTTTTTCAAATATTTTATGGCCAGAGTATTCTATTTCTCATTATGATAAAGATTTAAGATGTTTTAAAAAAAGGAAAAGAAATTTTGGGAGATAG
- the rpsF gene encoding 30S ribosomal protein S6, whose translation MIRKYESCFLFKSEELEYKAALEEVRKQLVAFNASDIVESSLGERVLEYPIKKQERGRYEIIEFKMEGDNLRELEVQLKLIKNLLRYMILVKINKKINTKKVKRRNYREFRDNREKESLETNVNAELKEV comes from the coding sequence ATGATAAGAAAGTATGAATCTTGCTTTTTGTTTAAGAGTGAAGAACTTGAATATAAGGCGGCTTTAGAAGAGGTTCGTAAGCAGTTAGTAGCTTTTAATGCTAGTGATATTGTTGAAAGTTCTCTTGGGGAGAGAGTATTAGAATATCCTATTAAGAAGCAAGAGCGTGGTAGATATGAAATAATAGAATTTAAAATGGAAGGGGATAATTTAAGAGAGCTTGAAGTACAATTGAAGCTTATTAAAAATTTGTTAAGATATATGATCTTGGTTAAGATTAATAAAAAGATTAATACTAAGAAAGTTAAGAGAAGAAATTATAGAGAATTTAGAGATAATAGAGAGAAGGAGTCACTAGAAACTAATGTTAATGCTGAGCTTAAAGAAGTTTGA
- the rplI gene encoding 50S ribosomal protein L9 encodes MKVILKEDFINLGKEGDTVDVKDGFARNYLLPKGFAVFSNKHNIDIFNQKKRSILKRQDTKRRVALELKEKLDSVKLEFVMQSSEGGKLFHSINSSNISDELLKLGFEIERRKIDVHHGMLKTFGVYDVTIKLYEGINATIKVEIKKEEQKNTLKKSKRVEKEA; translated from the coding sequence ATGAAAGTAATTTTAAAGGAAGATTTTATTAATCTTGGCAAAGAAGGCGATACTGTTGATGTAAAGGATGGTTTTGCAAGAAATTATTTATTGCCAAAAGGGTTTGCTGTTTTTTCAAATAAACATAACATTGATATTTTTAATCAGAAGAAGAGGTCAATACTTAAGAGACAGGATACTAAGAGAAGGGTAGCTCTTGAACTTAAAGAAAAGCTTGATTCTGTTAAGTTAGAATTTGTAATGCAATCTAGTGAGGGTGGAAAGTTATTCCACAGTATTAATAGTTCAAATATTTCTGATGAACTTTTGAAGCTTGGATTTGAAATTGAGAGGAGAAAAATCGATGTACATCATGGTATGTTAAAAACTTTTGGAGTCTATGATGTAACTATTAAGCTTTATGAGGGTATTAATGCTACTATTAAGGTTGAGATAAAGAAGGAAGAGCAAAAAAATACTCTTAAAAAGTCTAAGAGAGTTGAAAAGGAAGCTTAA
- a CDS encoding phosphatidate cytidylyltransferase: MGDRNLFKLKARRLAFIKRLGTFLFFVPLVLFLIFLEFKNYLFINILIFIFSGISAKEVNDLLKAKSSSISNTLAFFLGISPPILTYVHFNIFDLGINIIFYLVITLVFSNWIVNLAFIKEHELVNFLSQATSIIFILIYPGILISFIVAITTLPKAPILLLILFSMVSGNDTFAYLVGYFFGKNSYRPTIISPNKTMMGFLGGIFFSVFVAIIVVFLGVISLTYGEAVIFGILMGFFTIVGDLFESGLKRSASVKDSGNIIPGRGGALDSIDSFLLAGPIFYLCLA; encoded by the coding sequence TTGGGAGATAGAAATTTGTTTAAACTTAAGGCTAGAAGGTTAGCATTCATTAAGCGACTTGGAACATTTTTATTTTTTGTACCCTTAGTTTTGTTTTTAATATTTTTGGAGTTTAAAAATTATTTATTTATTAATATTTTAATTTTTATTTTTAGTGGGATTTCTGCTAAGGAAGTTAATGATTTACTTAAGGCTAAGTCTTCTTCTATTTCAAATACTTTAGCATTCTTTTTAGGAATATCGCCTCCAATTTTGACATATGTACATTTTAATATTTTTGATTTAGGTATCAACATAATATTTTATTTAGTTATAACTTTGGTTTTTAGCAATTGGATTGTGAATTTAGCTTTCATTAAGGAGCATGAACTTGTTAATTTTTTATCGCAGGCCACTTCAATAATTTTTATACTTATATATCCTGGTATTTTAATATCATTTATTGTTGCTATTACGACTTTACCAAAAGCTCCTATTCTTTTATTAATACTTTTCTCTATGGTGAGTGGCAATGATACTTTTGCTTATCTTGTTGGATACTTTTTTGGAAAAAATAGCTATAGACCCACAATTATTAGTCCCAATAAAACGATGATGGGATTTTTGGGTGGAATATTCTTTTCCGTTTTTGTTGCAATAATTGTAGTATTTTTAGGAGTAATAAGTTTAACATATGGAGAAGCTGTTATTTTTGGTATTTTAATGGGATTTTTTACTATTGTAGGTGATTTGTTTGAATCTGGCCTTAAACGTAGTGCATCAGTTAAGGACTCTGGAAATATTATCCCTGGTAGAGGTGGTGCTCTTGATTCAATTGATTCATTTCTTTTAGCGGGTCCTATATTTTATTTATGCTTGGCATAG